In the Lactobacillus paragasseri genome, GGGAGCTGTAGGGCGTGCCATCAAAAATAGTAGTGTAAACCGCGACAATATTTTTATAACTTCTAAATTACCTGGGCGTCATCACAAATACCAAGAAGCACTTGAACAAATTCAAGAATCTCTTTACTCTGCCGACCTCGACTATTATGATCTCTATCTAATCCACTGGCCAAATCCAAAGGAAAACCACTACCTTGAAGCTTGGCAAGCCATGATTGATGCACAAAGATTCGGCTTAATTCGCTCAGTAGGAGTTTCTAACTTCGAACCAGAACATATTGAATACTTATACCGTGAAACTGGTGTTATGCCAGCTGTTAACCAAATCGAACTGCATCCTTACTGGTCAAGTAAAAAAGTTCGTGAGTATGATAATCAACATCATATTATTACTGAAGCTTGGAGTCCGCTTCAGCGTGGTGGTGAAGCCTTTCAAGAAAAAGAAATTATTGAATTAGCACAGAAATATCACAAATCTCCCGCTCAAATAATCTTACGCTGGGAAACGCAAATCAATGTTGTGCCAATTCCAAAAGCCAGTTCTTATAAGCACCAACTAAGCAATTTAGACATTTTTGATTTCAAATTAACTCCTGAAGAAGTTCAAAGCTTAATTGATTTAGATAAAGAATCCGCACGCCGTTTCGATCCGAACGAGCACGAAGAATTCTAAAGAAAGCAGGTAAAATCTTCATGCAAGCAATTTTAAATAAACGAGTTTCAAAAATTGCTTTATTTTATGATCTCGTTTTTGTCTACATGATCTCTAAAACAACTGAGATACTTCATCATCTTGAGCATGGCCTTGTTTCCCCTACATCTTTTGCGCTATTTGCATTAATTGTTATTATCTTTATTAATTCATGGATGGTTCAAACTGTCTTTACTAATCGCTATGGGATAGGTAGCTGGGCAGACATTGCTTTTTATTTCATTGACATGATGATTCTGCTTTACATGTCTAACTCTTTTGACACAAACAACCTAACTGAAATGAAAATTTTATTTATTTCTGCTGGTTTACTTTCTTTTACTTTAGCAAGTCATTACTTAATTAATTATTTTCAAATTAAAAGTGAAATTGATCAAAATATTTCCCGGGCATTTTTCCTAATTTTAATTTTTAGATCAATCACTTTAATCATTGGCGGACTATTAGATAATATTCCTGGCTTTGTTTTAGCAGTCATTGGCATTATTTTTAGTTGGTTAATGCCTATTTTAACCACAAAATATACTATTAAACATCCTATTATTTTTCCTCATTTACTTGAAAGATTAAATCTTTTAGTAATTATTATCTTTGGTGAAACAATTATTGGAATTGCGGATTATTTTCGACCTAATACTTTTTCACTTTATTCAATTCTTATCTTTTTAACAGTCGCTTTATTATTTTTCACTTATGCTTTACAATTCGATAAGTTTACTGATGAAGATCAAGATGACGTTACAGGTAATGCTTTAATTTATTTACACTATTTAATAATTTTTGGAATCAGTCTAATTACTGTTAGCATTAAATTTATTCACGAAACAGACGCTAATTCTTGGTTTGCCGTCTTATGTCTATATTGCGGGGTTGGTTTATTTTATTTAGGATTATTATTTGCAACACGCTACAATAAACCGCAATTCAAATTAAGAAGATCTACTATTCTGGTCTTTTTAATTACAACTATAATTGGAGCAACTTCTTGCCTTATTTGGTCTAGTTTTGAGGTAATTACAATTCTAACTTTTATAATCGTAGCAATTAATATCAGCTGGTTAGTCCATCTTAATCTTCCCCACATAAAAAAAGGAATCCTACTATAGGATTCCTTTTTAGTATCTAGATTTTTAACTACGTGCCCAATTATCAAGCACATTTAAGAAAAAGCTCTCTGACCAAGTTCTAATGTTTTGCCCTTGTTTTTTCAGAGCTTTTGCCTTATTTAATTCAGTAACATCTGTTCTGAAGAAATCGTGATCACCAACTAGAACGTAATCCGTATCTTGCCCCACTTCTTCTTGAATAAAGCCGCCTAGATTTTTTACTGCGTTAGCTAATTCATACTCATCTAGGTCTAAATCACCAGCAATTACCACTTTTTTATGAATAAAAGGACTGCGAAAAGCTTGCGTTTGCTTAACAATATCAGGCCACTCACTAGTTAAATCTAAAGTTTTAACTGCCTCTTGTGCTCTAAGCATATGCTCTTGTTTAAATAGTTTATGAAACTCATCAAAAACCTTTTTAGTATCTAAGCAATCATCTAAACCACGGTGTTCTTGGTTCTCTGCAATATTCATTCGATGCATGCAATCAAGCAAGCGACTATGTCGCTCTTGTGGATAAAAGCTACGCGCCAAACGGTAAACATCTACATAGTCATTGTTTAAAACTGTCAAATGATACTTTTCAGCTAAATCATAAACAAAGTTCAAATCAAAATTTACATTATAGCCAACAATTGGATCACTGCCGATAAATTCGCGATACTTCTTAATTGCTTCTTGAACTGGTAATCCTTTTTCTTCAATAGCTGCTTCATCAATTCCATTTAATTTAGTAATAAAAGCAGGTACCTTATTATTATCAGGAAACTTCACTAATTCTGAAAAAGTTGCTACTACTTCTCCATGACGTACTTTCAAGCCACCCATTTCGGTAATTCGATCACGATATGGACTAAGACCAGTAGTTTCAACATCAATTAAAGTATAGTTTTCTGGAAAACCAGGCTTTTCAATTCCTTTTTGACGTATTTTATCTTGAGCAGCTGGAATTCGTAGCACACCTTGAATAACTGAAATACTCATTTTTTAACCTTCATTTTTAGAAATTTTTTCAATCACTTCAGGAAGCGCCATCCCTAACCCGGCACTTCTTTTTTGAATGTTATCAGGTAATTCATCCTGACTTAAATCGGCTGCAACATAATGCCAATCTTTAAATTGTTCTACTAATTTTACCATTGGATCAAGCAATTGTGGACTAGTTGGATCAACACCTAATTCTAAAACCACAACTTTCTTAGTTTGATTTCTAGTTAAAAACCACCGAAATCTTGTATTAGCATCTTCATCTGGGAAGAAATGTGCATTAAGCGGCATATGAATTTCCATTGGTGAATCACAATCTTCGCAGCGCGGAATCTCGCCTTGTCCATTAATATATCTCTTTACAACAGACAAATCAGAGTAAGTACCATGGTTTAATCCACTAGAACACTGCATTCTAGTCCAATCGCCAAAAACATCAAAAATTTTCTCTTGCTCAAATCCCGCTGTTTCAAAAAAGTGACCAAAAGCACTGGTCGCAATAAAATAGTTCTTTCCATTTAAGAGCTCTTTTAATTGCTTCATTGCCTTACTTGGTTCATATTCAACTGAATATTCATTAATTAACTGACTCCAAAACTGCCATTTTTCATCCCAGGAATCAAAATTTTTGTCTAAGGCATCTGCAATAGTTTTAACATGATATTTTTTGCTTACTGCTTGATATTCAATTGGAAAAGCCGCGTCCTCAAACATATCAAGCCCCTCCATTTGTGCAAAGCCATTACCAGCAGTAACAATTACTGCATCTGCTTCAGCTAGCCATTTTTGTATTTGTTTAAAATCTTTCATGTTATTTCTTCCTTTTATTTTTCAGAATATCCAACCAAACGTAGTTTTCCTTCGATATATTCTCCTAAAAAGACATCATCAATACTATTATAACCAGCTTTAGTTACTTCTTGTTCAAGCCAAGCACTAGATTTATGAATTAAATCTAAAACGTCATCATTAATTTGACCATCACTAATAATTGGAAAGCGAATATTATCTTCATCGTTTTCAATTACCGTTAACTGCCCATTTTGTTCAAAAATGCAATTTTTAACTTTTTCAACTGAATAAATTCCTCGACTCCTCAATCTAAACATTAATTCATTAGCTGAAATACCCGCCTTCATGCAATTTCCAACTAAGACCTGACCATTCTTTATCACTTGAACCGGTTTTCCATCAATTAAATTACGAACCCAATTACTACGTTCACGTCCAAACTTCAAAATAAAGACTACCAAAGTCCAAATCACTAATACGAGTAAAAATTGAATAATTGTAATGCTGGAATTATAAATTAAACCACCAATAATTCCACCAAGGACATAATTTTGTAACTGATCTAATGCTGTAGTTGGTGCTAAATTACTCTTACCAAAAACGTTAATCTGAATAATGAGAGTTAAGATCCCTAAAGCAAACTTAATAAATAATTGTGTATAATCCATCTTTTACCTACTTTTGTACATATACATGATGATCAATTACATGAGCACGAGTCAAAGTGTAACTATTATTATCTTCATTTAAATTCAATTGATAATCTTCATTTTTGGAATCGATTCGGATAATCATTCCATCTTGCAAGGTCGTCGAACTTACCATTACATCGCTTTTCTTAACATTTGCATCGTCTGCAATTGACTTAATAAAAGGAACAATTTGAGCAGCCTTTGATTTTTGCTCATTATTTTGAATATATTTTTCATACTGAGTACCAGCAAATAATACCAAAAATAAAAGTGCGATGATTCCTAAATCACGATACCTGGTATTAAAACGATCTCGTAAATAAAGAATAGTAAAAATAATCATCGCACTAGCTGCTACAATCATTAAGATATATAAGGCCGTCCGATCAGTGTTTTGGTGACTTTGAATATAATTTATTGTATAAAAATTCATTTAACTTAATACTTTCTCTTTAATGGACGTTCATCACGATTACTATTTAATAAAACATGTTGCCGAGCAATTTCAATCAAAGTTCTAGAAAGCAATGCCATACTCTCAGTTGTTACATATTCATATGGCCCGTGGAAGTTCGCACCACCATTAAATAAGTTAGGTGTAGGAATGCCCTTTTCTGAAATAAAATCTCCATCTGTTCCACCGCGAAATGGAATAATTTTAGGCTTTAATCCTAGAGCGTCATAGGCATGTAAAACTAAATTTACAACATAAGGATATTTCTTAATTAAATCACCAGGACTACGGTATTGATCATGCAACTCTAAGGTTACGCGATCTTTTCCATATTTTTCATTTAACTTATCCACTAGGTCTGTGACTAACTTTTTCTTTTTCTCAAAGCCATCAGTATCAAAGTCTCGGATAATCAATTGAATTTGGGCATGATCAACATTACCGTTATTGGATAAAACCATAAAATAGCCATCAAAGCCCTTACTATTTTCTGGGACCTCATCAGCTGGCAAGCCTTGGATAAATTCACTAGACATCAAAGCAGCATTAACCATTAAGCCATATGCTTCTCCGGGATGAACAACTGTACCATGAAAATGAATTGTAGCAGCTGCTGCATTAAAAGTTTCAAAAGCAATGTCACCTGGATCTCCATTATCTAGAGTATAGGCGAACTCAACTGGAAAACGTTGAACATCAAAACGAGCTGCTCCTTTACCAATTTCCTCATCAGGACCAAAAGCAACCCAAATATCGCCATGCTTTACGCTAGAATTTTCTTTTAAATATTTGAGCATTCCTAATAAACCCGCAATTCCGGCCTTATCATCCGCTCCAAGCAAGGTTGTTCCATCAGCAGTAATTAAAGTTTCACCTAAGTGCTTTTTCAAACTAGAAAATTCACTTGTGGACAAAACTCGCCCCTCTTTTAATACAATATCCTTTCCATCATAGTCTTGATGTACTTGCGGCTGAACATTTTCTGCATTGAAGTCAGCTGTATCCACATGGGCCACAAAACCGATCGGAGTAACTTGTTCATCTCTCACTGTGCCAGGTAGTTTTCCAACAAGATATGAATCTTTTTTAGAAAAAGAGATATTTTCTAAGCCCAAATTTTCTAATTCTTGTTCGATTATTTTTAGCAATTCAATTTGTCCAGGTGTTGTTGGTACTTCTTTACTTTGGTCATCTGAGCGCGTGTTTACCTTACAATATTCAATAAATTTATCTTGAATATACGCTTGATCAATTACAGCCATTTTAACTACATTCCCTTCTCCTAGATATTTTAATTATATTTTAAGGAAAAATATGCTTATGTCAATTTTCTATAATTCAGACGCTCCACTTTCGGCATCAATTTCTTGATTTTTACGATAAACTTCACCATTCGGATTATTTGGATCATCAACTAATTTTTGCCCAGTTTCCTTTAAATAATATTCCACAAGTGGATAAATATCTTGAATACTCTCATTAATTCCTGAAAATTGATGATTTTTATCAAAAACAGCACGATAACTATCCACCATAAACCTCTTTTGAGTATTAGTCTGGTCCGCAAAGCGGAATTCTTTTTCCCGACCTGTGCTTAATTTGTGGAAGACTTCCTCTAACTGTTTCTTTTCTTGCTCTGTTTTACCCAACGAAATAATATTTTCTCCAAGCTCTGGTGGATTATAGTTCATTCCCGGCAATTGTTTATAATATGTAAATTTTCCCAATTTATTAAAAGCAAGCAAGTTACTAGGAAAAGATGATAAATAATTATTTAAATCTGATACTCTCATTAAGCCCGTATTTAGCTTTACATAGTCATCATTATTTGCTGCATTTGCCAATTTCTTTTTCCACTTTTCATTCATCTATTTATACCTCACAAACAAAAAAGCATGCCGAAACTCGACATGCTCATTTTAACTTATTTCGATTTTTATTAGTCTTTAATAGCTTTTAATCCTTCACGCTTTCTTCCCATATTAAACCAAGGGGAAACAGTAAAGGCCAAAACGTCATTAACAACATAAATTAAGGAGTTAACTGCCATTGCTAAAGTTGCATCTCCTTGTGCGTAAGTTACACCCCAAAGAATTAATTGAAAAATTCCACTAGCAGTCCACCAGAAGTATTGGTTGTTGTAGCGTAAGAAACACATAATTCCAGCAGTTAATGAAATAGCGAAACTAATTGCATCAATCCAAGGACGTGGATCGTTAGTAAATTTACCAATTAAGTAACCTGATACTGCATACACAATTAAGGTACCAACAATTGCAATAATCCATTCTTTAGCACCAAATTTACGTAAATGGTTCTTAGTATCATCATTCCAAGATCTAACTGAAATAATAACTGGTAAGTCTAAAGTTAAAATATAAGCAATTTGCTCAAAAATCGATAAGTAATTTTTAGCAGCTAAACCTGCATAAATAAAACAAGCTGCCGAAATTAAACCAAGCCAACCATTAATTGCCTTAGTAGCATTGATTGCTAACACACATAATGTTCCAAGTAGAGTACCAATGAAAGTAATTAGTGTTAAAGTAGTAATTTTGTTTTGAATCAAAATAGCCAATTGAAACCCAAAGGCAAAGAACCAAAGCATATAGTTTTGTACTGGCCAGCCATGTAATTGCTTAAATAGCCAAACAAAGTAATTATCCTTTCTTTCCTTATGATCTTCTTGTAATGATGTTGAATTATCCATCCATTAACTCCTCTTTCTCTATATTAGGTCACACCATATATTGTGCCTTATCCGCCTTTTACTCAAAAAAGCATCTGTATCTAGTATAGTAGTCAAAAAATTCAAAACAAGAGTTTACATCTTTAGGTAAATATGCGGTAGGCGTTCCTTCCAGTTAAATAAAACGCTTTCTTTTCTTAGTCATTAGGATTTTCGAATAATTTAATATTTTTTTGACCTTTCAGCTTGCATCATCAGCATAACTTTACGTTCCAATTTATTTTTTTGATACTTTTTTTAATAACGTTTTTTAATTAGGTGCTTATTTTATTATGTTATAAAATTTATAGTCTTTGCCTTTTAAAGCTATTAATAGCAACTTTTTATCAAAAATAATATGAATATTCAGATTAATCAATCTTTTTTGATTTCATTATTTAAAGTTGAGTTATAATAACTTGTTGGAAAACAAAATTGTTATTTTATATATAAAATGATTGTAATCGAGGAAAAAGAAATGTCACATAAGAATGATTTATCTTTTATTGCTAAGCTTAATGGGAAAGAAAAGTTTAGCCTTAGAAAACTTTCAGTTGGATTAGTTACTGTTGCATTAGGTACAACATTCTTTTTAGAAAGTTCTAATACCGCGCATGCTGCTGAAGTAAACACTACAAGTCAAAATGTTACTAGCCAAGAAAGTACTTCCGATTCTCTCAAATCGCGCACTTTAAATATTCAAAAAACTAAAGCTTCAGAAGATTCCACAACTAGCACTAAAACTGTTCAAAATAATGAACAAACTTCTGTAAATCAAACTAGTAAAAATAGTGAAGCTACTTTTAGGCAAGAAACTAACTTATTCGCTACTAAGTCAGAAAAAGCAAACACTACACAAGCATCAGCTCAAGCAATTAATTTTGAAGAAAAAATTCAAACTACCACTGATCAGAATCAATCTACAGCTGTAAGTATTACAGGTGATGACGCTAATAAGTCAATGATGGCTAATGTTACTCAAGGAACAATTAGAGTTCATATTAATCAAAATAAAGAGAACCACATTACTATTAATAATGGACAAAAAATCACAGTTTCAATCGCTGCCACTAATAACTTGTTACGCTTTAGTACTCCTCCTTCTAAGATTAACGACTTTGAGATAAGCACATCACAAACAAATACCAATAAAATCTTTACTTTTACTTATACTGGTAGTGATGATGGGATTCTATCAAATTTTAATCCAACCTTTTATTTTACAGCTGATAATGACGCAACTAAGCAATATAAGGACATTCACGGTACTTACCCAGACTTCAATTTACCTGTTACCGTAACTTTATTTAATAACCAAAAATTTACTCAAAACTTACCAATCAAGATTACTCCATATAAAGATCTAGTTGTAACCAAAGAAATTCTTCACGGTTTTGTTATGGGACCAAAATTAATTGGAACCCCTGGGCAAGACGGTTATCCTGGTAATAATGGTTCTTATACCGAAAATGGTGCAACTTATTATGGACCAGAACCAAGTGCCGCGGCAGATGTTCCTGCTGATAAACAGAAATCTGCTCGGCTAATGCAATACGCACTTGAGTGGAATTATGGTTCTGCTAAAGATCCAAGTTTAAATCCATTAATGAATGTTTTAGCTAACATAAAATTTAATAATGGGCAAGAAATTCTTCCATCTACTATTAAGGCTTTCAAGATTCCAGCAGATATGGAAGTCGTTGATTCTGAGGGTCAAAGAGTACCAATTAATAAGTACTATGGTAACCTTGCAACTCTTCCTGAAGACACCAACTTTGAAAAATTTTTAAGAGACTCAATTTCTAGCGACAAAAAACAAATTACTATTGATCAAAAAGGCAATTTTACAGTTAACGGCGTAGATTATTCTACAATGGGGCCTTACTTTATTCAGTTAGATACCCTATTAAACCCTAACGCTATTGACAATTGGGCAAGTAATCCAGATTCCGGTGTGGGGCCTTCAATTACTACTCCAATTGTTAATGAAAATGATTGGAAACACTCCGGTTCAGGAAGTACAACTAATACCTCTACTCAAACTTATACCGACTTCAAATTTGATCCTGCAGTTGATCGTGTTGTTAGAATCTACTTCATTGACGAAAACACCGATAAAGAAATTCCAGATACCGTAAGATCAATTATTGCTAAAACTAATTCTACTGTTGATAACCCAACTAGCAATATTATCAATGATCTTAAGAAACAAGGCTACGTGTTAGATAAACAAGCAACTAACGGTGAAACAAGTGATTTCAGCAAGAATCTGAAAAATTACAATATAAGTAATCAAAACTTTAAGACAGATTCTTTAGAAAATAACT is a window encoding:
- a CDS encoding aldo/keto reductase, whose product is MEYFNLNDGNRIPKIGFGTYKLNGSRGVFAIQAALKNGYRLLDSAVNYENEGAVGRAIKNSSVNRDNIFITSKLPGRHHKYQEALEQIQESLYSADLDYYDLYLIHWPNPKENHYLEAWQAMIDAQRFGLIRSVGVSNFEPEHIEYLYRETGVMPAVNQIELHPYWSSKKVREYDNQHHIITEAWSPLQRGGEAFQEKEIIELAQKYHKSPAQIILRWETQINVVPIPKASSYKHQLSNLDIFDFKLTPEEVQSLIDLDKESARRFDPNEHEEF
- a CDS encoding low temperature requirement protein A codes for the protein MQAILNKRVSKIALFYDLVFVYMISKTTEILHHLEHGLVSPTSFALFALIVIIFINSWMVQTVFTNRYGIGSWADIAFYFIDMMILLYMSNSFDTNNLTEMKILFISAGLLSFTLASHYLINYFQIKSEIDQNISRAFFLILIFRSITLIIGGLLDNIPGFVLAVIGIIFSWLMPILTTKYTIKHPIIFPHLLERLNLLVIIIFGETIIGIADYFRPNTFSLYSILIFLTVALLFFTYALQFDKFTDEDQDDVTGNALIYLHYLIIFGISLITVSIKFIHETDANSWFAVLCLYCGVGLFYLGLLFATRYNKPQFKLRRSTILVFLITTIIGATSCLIWSSFEVITILTFIIVAINISWLVHLNLPHIKKGILL
- a CDS encoding exonuclease domain-containing protein is translated as MSISVIQGVLRIPAAQDKIRQKGIEKPGFPENYTLIDVETTGLSPYRDRITEMGGLKVRHGEVVATFSELVKFPDNNKVPAFITKLNGIDEAAIEEKGLPVQEAIKKYREFIGSDPIVGYNVNFDLNFVYDLAEKYHLTVLNNDYVDVYRLARSFYPQERHSRLLDCMHRMNIAENQEHRGLDDCLDTKKVFDEFHKLFKQEHMLRAQEAVKTLDLTSEWPDIVKQTQAFRSPFIHKKVVIAGDLDLDEYELANAVKNLGGFIQEEVGQDTDYVLVGDHDFFRTDVTELNKAKALKKQGQNIRTWSESFFLNVLDNWARS
- a CDS encoding DUF421 domain-containing protein, which produces MDYTQLFIKFALGILTLIIQINVFGKSNLAPTTALDQLQNYVLGGIIGGLIYNSSITIIQFLLVLVIWTLVVFILKFGRERSNWVRNLIDGKPVQVIKNGQVLVGNCMKAGISANELMFRLRSRGIYSVEKVKNCIFEQNGQLTVIENDEDNIRFPIISDGQINDDVLDLIHKSSAWLEQEVTKAGYNSIDDVFLGEYIEGKLRLVGYSEK
- a CDS encoding DUF3290 domain-containing protein, with amino-acid sequence MNFYTINYIQSHQNTDRTALYILMIVAASAMIIFTILYLRDRFNTRYRDLGIIALLFLVLFAGTQYEKYIQNNEQKSKAAQIVPFIKSIADDANVKKSDVMVSSTTLQDGMIIRIDSKNEDYQLNLNEDNNSYTLTRAHVIDHHVYVQK
- the pepT gene encoding peptidase T, giving the protein MAVIDQAYIQDKFIEYCKVNTRSDDQSKEVPTTPGQIELLKIIEQELENLGLENISFSKKDSYLVGKLPGTVRDEQVTPIGFVAHVDTADFNAENVQPQVHQDYDGKDIVLKEGRVLSTSEFSSLKKHLGETLITADGTTLLGADDKAGIAGLLGMLKYLKENSSVKHGDIWVAFGPDEEIGKGAARFDVQRFPVEFAYTLDNGDPGDIAFETFNAAAATIHFHGTVVHPGEAYGLMVNAALMSSEFIQGLPADEVPENSKGFDGYFMVLSNNGNVDHAQIQLIIRDFDTDGFEKKKKLVTDLVDKLNEKYGKDRVTLELHDQYRSPGDLIKKYPYVVNLVLHAYDALGLKPKIIPFRGGTDGDFISEKGIPTPNLFNGGANFHGPYEYVTTESMALLSRTLIEIARQHVLLNSNRDERPLKRKY
- a CDS encoding PAS domain-containing protein, which gives rise to MNEKWKKKLANAANNDDYVKLNTGLMRVSDLNNYLSSFPSNLLAFNKLGKFTYYKQLPGMNYNPPELGENIISLGKTEQEKKQLEEVFHKLSTGREKEFRFADQTNTQKRFMVDSYRAVFDKNHQFSGINESIQDIYPLVEYYLKETGQKLVDDPNNPNGEVYRKNQEIDAESGASEL
- the pnuC gene encoding nicotinamide riboside transporter PnuC, which translates into the protein MDNSTSLQEDHKERKDNYFVWLFKQLHGWPVQNYMLWFFAFGFQLAILIQNKITTLTLITFIGTLLGTLCVLAINATKAINGWLGLISAACFIYAGLAAKNYLSIFEQIAYILTLDLPVIISVRSWNDDTKNHLRKFGAKEWIIAIVGTLIVYAVSGYLIGKFTNDPRPWIDAISFAISLTAGIMCFLRYNNQYFWWTASGIFQLILWGVTYAQGDATLAMAVNSLIYVVNDVLAFTVSPWFNMGRKREGLKAIKD